A single window of Meiothermus sp. DNA harbors:
- a CDS encoding peptidylprolyl isomerase, whose amino-acid sequence MKLKQVLVLLLTAFFLMAMAQTDPVVARVGKSTITKSQFDLQFRLFVRDALQQRGQAYSPEAEEAFAQFRPQFLERMARDQAIILAAESAGFAAQDTAIEEAVAEVKSEFENEEALNQALEEAGIPSLESYRKLVYEALTYNAYLEHLIKRLQTSEAALRMLYLVSKPQFMLPARYCSSHILVGTLQEAQQVIARLGKGENFADLAKELSQDPGSKNEGGELGCEPKGTFVAPFELGLAALKPGESSKTPVKTEFGFHVILLSKVEPAGFQPFEQVKSALDQAVKNAALQKVLDRIVNRTPTELFPQNLQNQ is encoded by the coding sequence ATGAAGCTAAAACAGGTACTTGTACTCCTTTTGACAGCGTTTTTTTTAATGGCCATGGCCCAAACCGACCCGGTAGTGGCCAGGGTTGGCAAATCTACCATCACCAAAAGCCAGTTCGACCTGCAATTCCGTTTGTTTGTGCGCGATGCCTTGCAACAGCGCGGCCAAGCCTACAGCCCCGAAGCAGAAGAAGCTTTTGCTCAGTTCAGGCCACAGTTTCTAGAACGGATGGCGCGCGATCAAGCCATCATTCTGGCAGCCGAGAGCGCCGGTTTCGCGGCCCAAGATACCGCCATCGAGGAAGCCGTCGCGGAAGTAAAGTCCGAGTTCGAAAACGAAGAAGCGCTCAACCAGGCCCTCGAGGAAGCCGGTATTCCGAGCCTCGAGTCCTATCGCAAGCTGGTATACGAAGCCCTGACCTACAACGCCTACCTCGAGCACCTAATCAAGCGTTTGCAGACCAGCGAGGCCGCCTTGCGTATGTTGTACCTGGTTTCCAAACCCCAGTTTATGTTGCCGGCACGCTACTGCTCCTCGCATATTCTGGTCGGCACTTTGCAAGAAGCCCAACAGGTGATTGCTCGACTGGGTAAAGGCGAGAATTTTGCCGATCTGGCCAAGGAGCTTTCGCAAGACCCCGGCAGCAAAAACGAAGGCGGCGAACTCGGATGTGAGCCCAAAGGCACTTTTGTGGCTCCCTTTGAGCTGGGGCTGGCCGCACTGAAGCCCGGTGAAAGCTCCAAGACCCCGGTCAAAACCGAGTTTGGCTTTCACGTGATCTTGCTCAGCAAAGTGGAACCCGCCGGTTTCCAGCCCTTTGAGCAGGTCAAGAGCGCCCTAGATCAGGCGGTTAAGAACGCTGCGCTGCAGAAGGTACTGGATCGCATAGTGAACCGCACCCCTACCGAGTTGTTTCCCCAGAACTTGCAGAACCAGTAG